A genomic region of Ignavibacteria bacterium contains the following coding sequences:
- a CDS encoding LD-carboxypeptidase — protein sequence MKVIKPKHLQKGDLIGLISPASTPDNLEKINQAVVYFEKLGYKVIVGKNVGKVRGYLAGTDEERLEDFHSMFSNKEVKAIFCVRGGYGSIRFLDKINFNLIKKNPKIFVGYSDITVLQLAIFQKTGLITFAGPMAAVDFSGEVDKFTEENFWRMINSTKPFGKFKNPQGEKISCITKGKAKGRLLGGNLSLVCSLIGTPYLPKFDKSILFLEEVEEKPYRIDRFFAQMRLAKIFDKVAGIVLCNFTDCEETDPSKKSLSLNDVVSDYFSNLKKPVVYNLIHGHIKSKNTIPIGALAEIDCSKGIVELKESCVS from the coding sequence ATGAAAGTAATTAAACCTAAACATCTTCAAAAAGGGGATTTGATCGGATTGATTTCACCTGCATCTACTCCCGATAACTTGGAAAAAATTAATCAAGCAGTAGTTTATTTTGAAAAACTTGGTTACAAAGTAATAGTTGGTAAGAATGTCGGTAAAGTCAGGGGTTACCTTGCAGGAACTGACGAAGAACGATTGGAAGATTTTCATTCGATGTTTTCAAATAAGGAAGTAAAAGCAATTTTTTGCGTTCGAGGCGGGTATGGTTCAATAAGATTTCTTGATAAAATTAATTTTAATCTGATCAAAAAAAATCCAAAGATTTTTGTGGGCTACAGTGATATAACAGTTCTTCAACTTGCAATTTTTCAAAAGACAGGTTTAATTACTTTTGCTGGTCCAATGGCTGCGGTAGATTTTTCAGGAGAAGTGGATAAATTTACTGAAGAAAATTTTTGGCGAATGATAAACTCTACAAAACCTTTTGGTAAATTCAAAAATCCTCAAGGAGAAAAAATCTCCTGTATTACAAAAGGTAAAGCGAAAGGTAGATTGCTTGGTGGAAACCTGTCTTTAGTTTGTTCATTAATAGGAACTCCTTATTTGCCAAAATTCGATAAGTCGATCTTGTTCTTGGAAGAAGTTGAAGAAAAACCTTACCGTATTGATCGTTTCTTTGCACAAATGAGACTTGCTAAGATATTTGATAAAGTAGCAGGTATCGTTCTGTGTAACTTCACTGATTGCGAAGAAACTGATCCATCGAAAAAATCGCTATCACTAAACGATGTGGTAAGTGATTACTTTTCAAATCTGAAAAAGCCTGTTGTATATAACTTAATTCATGGTCACATCAAGTCGAAGAATACAATTCCAATTGGTGCATTGGCTGAAATTGACTGTAGTAAAGGAATTGTGGAATTAAAAGAAAGCTGTGTGAGTTGA
- a CDS encoding citrate (Si)-synthase: MPTLKEKLAEQIPALREEVKNLVKQYGDKEVDKITVAQIFGGLRGVKALVCDTSSVPPERGLLIRGIPIAELADKLPEEIFYLLLTGELPDEESLKLLMADLRKRRKVPDYVWKVLKAMPKDSHPMCMLNTAILVMEKESVFKKQYDKGLKKEDYWIYTLEDALNLVARVPIIAAGIYRMKYNKGPRIPSDPKLDMGADFAKMLGIKDPKGEFIKLMRLYLVLHSDHESGNVSASTVQTVASALSDLYYALSAGLNGLAGPLHGLANQECLKFVLDLKKHFKGVPTDEQLRQFAWDWLNSGKVIPGYGHAVLRITDPRFDAFLKFGQTYCANDQIFQIVEKIFNVVPQVLMEQGKAKDPWPNVDAGSGALLWHYGMKEFDYYTVLFAVSRTLGVTAQTVIARAVGMPIVRPKSVTTQWIKNHVMQQG, from the coding sequence ATGCCCACATTAAAAGAAAAGCTCGCCGAACAAATTCCCGCACTAAGAGAAGAGGTTAAGAACCTCGTTAAACAATACGGCGACAAAGAAGTCGATAAAATAACCGTTGCCCAAATTTTCGGTGGGTTGCGAGGAGTTAAAGCACTTGTATGTGATACCTCATCTGTTCCACCAGAAAGAGGTTTGCTGATTCGTGGAATTCCAATTGCTGAATTAGCGGACAAATTACCTGAAGAAATTTTTTATTTACTTTTAACAGGTGAGTTGCCAGATGAAGAATCACTAAAACTTTTAATGGCAGATTTAAGAAAACGTCGTAAAGTTCCCGATTATGTCTGGAAAGTTTTGAAAGCAATGCCTAAAGATTCGCACCCGATGTGTATGCTTAACACTGCGATTCTCGTAATGGAGAAAGAGTCTGTTTTCAAAAAACAGTATGATAAAGGATTGAAGAAAGAAGATTACTGGATTTATACTCTTGAGGATGCATTGAATTTAGTTGCTCGTGTTCCAATTATTGCAGCTGGTATCTACAGAATGAAATATAACAAAGGTCCACGAATTCCAAGTGATCCAAAGCTCGATATGGGTGCTGATTTCGCAAAGATGCTTGGCATCAAAGATCCAAAGGGTGAATTTATAAAGTTAATGAGACTTTATCTTGTTCTGCATTCTGATCATGAAAGTGGAAATGTTAGCGCATCAACAGTTCAAACAGTTGCCTCTGCATTGTCTGATCTTTACTATGCTCTCTCAGCTGGATTGAATGGACTCGCTGGTCCTCTTCATGGACTTGCAAATCAAGAATGTCTGAAATTTGTTCTTGATCTTAAGAAACATTTCAAAGGTGTCCCGACTGATGAACAGCTTCGTCAATTCGCATGGGATTGGTTAAATAGTGGAAAAGTAATTCCTGGATATGGTCATGCAGTTTTAAGAATTACTGATCCAAGATTTGATGCATTCTTGAAGTTTGGTCAAACCTATTGTGCAAATGATCAAATCTTCCAGATAGTTGAGAAAATCTTTAATGTAGTTCCACAAGTATTGATGGAACAGGGCAAAGCGAAAGATCCATGGCCTAATGTTGATGCTGGTTCTGGTGCTTTACTCTGGCATTATGGAATGAAGGAATTTGATTATTACACAGTTTTGTTTGCAGTATCACGTACGCTTGGAGTTACTGCACAAACTGTTATTGCACGAGCTGTTGGAATGCCAATCGTAAGGCCGAAGTCTGTTACAACTCAATGGATTAAAAATCATGTAATGCAGCAAGGTTGA
- a CDS encoding NAD(P)-binding protein translates to MKSVLIIGGGLAGISAAINLSEKNLKIRLFESSPQLGGRFKSYFEKDLNLWFDNGQHLLISGYRETLELLDKINVKKNFLVQNKFAVKFRDKKLKEWSLTYSNSFEDFINLLKFRNLEIKDKFRLLNFLVRIRKYEEKVFENLSVIDLLKFHQQSENLINNFWQLFVESTMNSPIEKASAKVFIFILKKMFFEDFKNARLIIPEKSFFESFLIPAENFLFDKNVEIIKNCSITKLEFQNSRVHCAIDNHGEKHFADYFILAVPYHSYLRLMNEKEIKLSFQSIINAHIIFENYNGEIKFFALWNSPVHWAFFHKTHITLTKSNAEEFVHLNDQTLKEIFLTEFLNYFPEYKNRKIVYFKIIKEKRATFISDFSSIKHRVKTETDYPNLFIAGDFTDTNFPSTIESAVKSGKLVAEKILNTNSKV, encoded by the coding sequence ATGAAGAGTGTATTGATAATCGGTGGTGGACTCGCTGGAATATCGGCGGCAATTAATCTCTCAGAAAAAAATTTAAAGATTAGATTATTTGAAAGTTCTCCACAACTCGGCGGTAGATTTAAATCTTACTTCGAGAAAGATTTGAATTTGTGGTTTGATAATGGTCAACATCTTTTGATTTCGGGTTATCGCGAGACTTTGGAGTTGTTAGACAAAATTAATGTGAAAAAAAATTTCTTAGTTCAAAATAAATTCGCAGTAAAATTTCGAGATAAAAAACTAAAAGAATGGTCACTGACATATTCAAATTCATTTGAAGATTTTATAAATCTTTTGAAATTCAGAAATCTTGAAATAAAAGATAAATTCAGATTGTTGAATTTTCTTGTCCGTATCAGAAAATATGAAGAGAAAGTCTTTGAAAATTTATCAGTCATAGATCTTCTTAAGTTTCATCAGCAAAGTGAAAATCTAATTAATAACTTCTGGCAGCTTTTCGTTGAATCTACAATGAACTCACCAATCGAAAAAGCTTCAGCAAAGGTTTTCATTTTCATCTTAAAAAAAATGTTTTTTGAAGATTTTAAGAATGCTCGTTTAATTATCCCAGAGAAATCTTTCTTCGAAAGTTTCCTCATTCCAGCGGAAAATTTTTTATTTGATAAAAATGTTGAAATCATTAAGAACTGCTCAATTACTAAACTCGAGTTTCAGAATAGTCGAGTTCATTGTGCAATTGATAATCATGGAGAAAAACATTTTGCCGATTATTTCATTCTTGCTGTTCCCTATCATTCATATCTCCGATTGATGAATGAAAAAGAAATCAAACTTAGCTTTCAATCAATAATCAATGCCCACATAATTTTTGAAAATTACAATGGAGAAATAAAATTCTTTGCATTATGGAATTCACCAGTCCATTGGGCATTCTTTCATAAAACTCACATTACATTAACAAAAAGTAACGCTGAAGAATTCGTTCACTTAAATGATCAAACTTTGAAGGAAATCTTTCTGACGGAATTTCTAAATTATTTTCCTGAATATAAAAACAGAAAAATTGTTTATTTCAAAATCATCAAAGAAAAACGAGCAACATTTATTTCTGATTTTTCATCAATAAAACACAGAGTAAAGACTGAAACAGATTATCCGAATTTATTTATCGCTGGAGATTTTACAGATACAAATTTTCCCTCCACGATTGAAAGTGCAGTCAAAAGTGGAAAACTCGTTGCAGAAAAAATTTTGAATACAAATTCTAAAGTTTAG
- a CDS encoding squalene/phytoene synthase family protein gives MAKNLEDIITKQAKSSFYYTFLFLPENKRKAMHSIYAFCRVTDDIVDNSEISNEEKFIRIEEWKKEFQKALSSNSKFELLNSVASVIKNFKMSVEPFVDLIEGVKMDLTKNRYETFDELIVYCYRVASTIGLMSIELFGYKNPQSRDYAYNLGIAMQLTNILRDVKIDAENDRIYLPQEDLKRFNYSNEELKQNIYNDNFIELMKFEAHRAEYFYQKANEYFHPEDHKVLAMGRAMQEIYYKILKKIEKNSYDVYSKNNNLNSFEKMRITIKNYVKYHLLNK, from the coding sequence ATGGCTAAGAATCTCGAGGATATAATCACAAAACAAGCTAAAAGCAGTTTCTACTACACTTTTCTTTTTCTTCCTGAAAATAAAAGAAAAGCGATGCATTCAATTTATGCCTTTTGTCGGGTTACTGATGATATTGTTGATAATTCAGAAATTTCAAATGAAGAGAAATTTATTCGCATTGAAGAATGGAAAAAAGAATTTCAGAAAGCTCTTTCTTCTAATTCTAAATTTGAATTATTGAACTCAGTCGCTTCGGTAATAAAAAATTTTAAAATGTCCGTTGAACCTTTTGTGGATTTGATTGAGGGTGTTAAAATGGATTTGACGAAAAATCGCTATGAGACTTTCGATGAATTAATTGTTTATTGTTATCGTGTTGCTTCAACCATTGGATTAATGTCCATTGAACTTTTCGGATATAAAAATCCTCAAAGTAGAGATTATGCTTATAATCTTGGTATCGCAATGCAATTGACCAATATTTTAAGAGATGTAAAAATTGATGCAGAAAATGACCGCATATATTTGCCTCAGGAAGATTTAAAAAGATTTAATTATTCAAATGAAGAATTAAAGCAAAACATTTATAACGATAATTTCATTGAATTGATGAAGTTTGAAGCTCACAGGGCTGAATATTTTTATCAAAAAGCGAATGAGTATTTTCATCCAGAAGATCACAAAGTTCTGGCTATGGGAAGAGCAATGCAGGAAATCTATTACAAGATTTTAAAGAAAATTGAAAAGAATTCTTATGATGTTTATTCAAAAAATAATAATCTGAATTCATTCGAAAAGATGAGAATTACAATTAAAAATTATGTTAAATATCACTTGCTCAACAAATGA
- the hpnC gene encoding squalene synthase HpnC, with amino-acid sequence MNQILESSYNFCIELAKKHYENFPVASLLIPKSKRKFIAAVYAFARIADDIADEGNISPQIRINKLKEYKNLLIQKTHDKNYPHLPAVFDTIETNSLTIKNFIDLIDAFIQDNEKNFYQDWNDLLNYCSKSANPIGRILLELFEVKNDRAFFYSDQICSALQLTNFFQDLKIDIKRNRFYLPQSLLAKNNLSNADLIDFVKNNSVDDRLRTTLNEAISFTEDLFNEGKNLLPYLSGLFRIEIKLTIEGGLKILSLIKKADFDTIRFRPTLSKLDWLKIITRVIFNG; translated from the coding sequence ATGAATCAAATCTTAGAGAGCTCTTATAACTTTTGCATTGAACTAGCAAAAAAACATTACGAGAATTTTCCAGTTGCATCTCTTCTAATCCCCAAAAGCAAAAGAAAATTCATAGCAGCAGTTTATGCGTTTGCTCGAATTGCTGATGATATTGCGGATGAAGGAAATATTTCACCACAAATAAGAATAAATAAATTAAAAGAGTACAAAAATTTATTAATTCAAAAAACTCACGATAAAAATTACCCGCATTTACCAGCTGTTTTTGATACCATTGAAACGAATTCACTTACTATAAAAAATTTTATTGACTTGATTGATGCTTTTATTCAAGACAATGAGAAAAACTTTTACCAAGATTGGAATGATTTGCTTAATTACTGTTCTAAATCAGCAAATCCTATTGGACGAATTCTGCTTGAATTATTTGAAGTTAAAAATGATAGAGCATTTTTTTACTCTGACCAGATATGTTCAGCTTTGCAATTGACAAACTTTTTTCAGGATTTGAAGATCGATATAAAAAGGAATCGTTTTTATCTTCCTCAGTCTCTTCTTGCAAAAAATAATCTTTCAAATGCTGACTTGATTGATTTTGTTAAGAATAATTCTGTTGATGATAGATTGAGGACAACTCTTAATGAAGCAATAAGTTTTACTGAGGATTTGTTTAATGAAGGAAAGAATTTACTCCCTTACTTATCAGGTTTATTCAGAATAGAAATTAAATTAACAATTGAAGGGGGACTAAAGATTCTTTCATTAATTAAAAAAGCTGATTTTGATACAATACGATTTAGACCAACCTTAAGTAAACTTGACTGGTTGAAAATTATTACACGAGTAATTTTTAATGGCTAA
- a CDS encoding tetratricopeptide repeat protein, translating to MKKIIYYLGIFTIVISTIILTNVVFSQQKDEKISAFNTSINEAFKGNYQKATDALLNVYKNNENDYLLNLRLGYLYYLQKKYDQSINYYQKAIRLTQEKSIEPYLGLTLPLSGQEKWNEIEKIYQKVLTLDPNNYTANLRLGQLYFNRREYSKAENFLKKVYDLYPSDYEANLYLGWTYFYLNKKSEAKSHFINTLMISENDKSALEGLKLVK from the coding sequence ATGAAAAAAATAATTTATTATTTGGGCATTTTTACAATTGTTATAAGCACAATTATTTTAACAAATGTAGTTTTTTCTCAACAAAAGGATGAGAAAATCTCAGCATTTAATACCTCAATTAATGAAGCGTTTAAGGGGAATTATCAGAAAGCAACAGATGCATTACTTAATGTTTATAAAAATAATGAGAATGATTATCTCTTAAATCTCAGGCTTGGTTATCTTTATTATCTTCAGAAGAAATATGATCAATCAATCAATTATTATCAAAAAGCAATTCGACTTACTCAAGAAAAATCAATTGAACCATATCTTGGTTTAACATTACCTCTTTCTGGGCAGGAAAAATGGAATGAGATTGAGAAAATTTATCAAAAGGTTCTTACTCTTGATCCAAATAATTATACTGCAAATCTTCGACTTGGACAACTCTACTTCAACAGGAGGGAATATTCAAAAGCCGAAAATTTCTTAAAAAAAGTCTATGATTTATATCCAAGTGATTACGAAGCAAATCTTTATCTTGGCTGGACTTATTTTTATCTCAACAAGAAATCTGAAGCGAAGTCTCATTTTATCAATACTTTGATGATAAGTGAAAATGATAAATCGGCATTGGAGGGACTGAAACTTGTTAAATAA
- a CDS encoding serine hydrolase → MRALTLILILITFNLSLSVPKEFPNSETQKTPYFSSVFDTLRSGLETEIDKLIKEFGYPTGIAFKDLRSGEIYNYNEDEIFPTASAIKIEILIHLMKEYQDGKIDIYKNVPVNLKVGGSGLLQFFDQSNLNLSYYNLAVLMIQQSDNTATNILIEKLGMENINQTIKSLGLNQTKLQRVMMDFEARKSGRENISSPKDKLTLLEMIYRRYIFPDSINNEVIKILSIPKPTPLLSEIDGDITLASKGGELDDVRCEMGIFFCEKFDYILVVMTKDLPNSNLGDEFIKKISGVFYNYLKSKYQQ, encoded by the coding sequence ATGAGAGCATTAACTTTAATCTTAATCCTTATCACTTTCAACTTATCTCTATCAGTTCCAAAAGAATTTCCAAATTCAGAAACTCAAAAAACACCTTATTTTTCAAGCGTTTTTGATACTTTACGGTCAGGGCTTGAAACGGAAATCGATAAATTAATTAAAGAATTCGGTTATCCTACTGGAATTGCCTTCAAAGATTTAAGGAGTGGTGAAATTTATAATTACAATGAAGATGAAATCTTTCCAACAGCAAGCGCAATTAAAATTGAAATACTTATTCATTTAATGAAAGAATACCAAGATGGGAAAATAGATATTTATAAAAATGTTCCTGTCAATTTGAAAGTTGGAGGAAGCGGACTTCTTCAATTTTTCGATCAAAGTAATTTGAACTTAAGCTATTATAATCTTGCCGTCCTGATGATTCAACAAAGTGATAATACCGCAACAAATATTCTAATTGAAAAACTTGGGATGGAAAATATCAATCAAACAATAAAGTCACTCGGACTTAATCAAACAAAACTTCAAAGAGTGATGATGGACTTTGAAGCAAGAAAATCAGGTAGAGAAAATATCTCTTCACCGAAAGATAAACTTACATTACTTGAAATGATTTATCGTAGATATATTTTTCCTGATTCAATCAATAACGAAGTGATAAAAATTTTAAGCATTCCAAAACCAACTCCTCTTTTAAGCGAAATAGATGGCGATATAACACTTGCAAGTAAAGGTGGTGAGCTCGATGATGTAAGATGTGAAATGGGAATTTTTTTCTGCGAGAAATTCGATTACATACTTGTTGTTATGACAAAAGATTTACCGAACTCAAATCTCGGAGATGAATTTATCAAAAAAATCAGCGGTGTGTTTTACAATTACCTAAAGTCGAAATATCAACAATAA